The sequence below is a genomic window from Vibrio spartinae.
TCCGTTCGGAAAGGGTTATCACCAAAGGCGGGCACACAGCAACAGTGCCCGAAGGAGAAACAGAGCAGGCACTGGTGGAACTATGGGCGACGCTGTTGCAATATCCGGCCGATAGTCTGAGTGTGACGGCGAATATTTTTGACCTCGGCGGTCACTCGCTGCTGATGGTTCAGGCGCATGCTCTGATTCAAAAGCATCTGGCATCGGACTGTCAACTGACGGATTTGTTCCGCTATACGACGATTCGGAGTTTGGCCCGCTATCTTGCACAATTAGCCTGCGAAACGGAAACCTCACAATATCAGGCAACGGAATACCGCCAGGGACAACGGTCGAGGAGTCATTTCCGGCGGCAGAGCCGCGCAGCCCGGCGAACTACGTTACGGACAGCCTTACCTAAATGAGTGGAGAGATGGATATGGATTCAAATGGCTTTGATTCAGATGATGTTGATTTACATGATGGTGAATTCAATCAAATCGACTCGGACGATATTGCCGTGATCGGCATGGCGGGGCGCTTTCCTGGGGCAGATGATATCGATACATTCTGGCAGAACCTGATCGCAGGGAAGGTTTCCATCGCATCGCTGACGGAGGAAGACCTTCAGGTTGCACGAGTCCAAGAGAAGCTCCGCACTCATCCTGACTACGTTCGGTCTGCCGCCACAGTCGATGACATTGATCAGTTTGATGCGACGTATTTCGGGCTCTCCGCCCGGGAGGCTGCGTTAATCGATCCGCAGCACCGCATTTTTCTCCAGTGTGTTGGCCACGCTTTGAACCACTCCGGATATGATTCGTTTCGTTTTCGTGGCGATATCGGGTTGTACGCCGGCTGTAGCATGAGCTCTTATTTATTGAGCAATTTATTGCCTCATCGGGAGTGGCTGGAAGAGATTGGTGCTTTTGAGGTTGCCCTAGCGAATGACAAAGACTATCTGACTTCGCGGGCAGCTTATCATTTTAATTTGAGCGGACCGTGTATCGCGGTTCAAACGGCATGTTCGACGTCTCTTGTCGCCGTACATATGGCGGTGCAGGGACTGCTGGCCGGGGAGTGTGATATGGCTCTGGCTGGCGGGATCACGCTTCGGGTACCACAAAAGGCTGGTTACCTGTACCGGGCCGGATCGATTCTCTCGCCCGATGGGATGTGTCGGCCTTTTGATCGAGAGGCAAACGGGACGATTTTCGGCAACGGTGTCGGTGTGGTGGTGTTGCGACGTCTGGCTGATGCGATGCGTGACGGTGACCAGATTTTTGCTGTGATTCGAGGATCGGCTGTGGCAAACGAAGGTGCCGGAAAAGCTGGGTTTACGGCACCGAGTATCTCGGGTCAGAGTAAGGTGATCGCAGAAGCTATTGGAATTGCCGGGATTGAACCGTCGGAGATCGGTTATGTGGAAACCCACGGCACCGGAACATCGCTGGGGGATCCGATCGAATTGCTGGCGTTGGCCGATGTTTTCGGTCAGGGGCATAAACGGTATCGTCCGACGATCTTGGGAGCACTGAAAGCCAATATCGGCCATTTGGATTCAGCTGCTGGTGTAGCCGGTTTGATCAAAACGGTTCTGACACTCCATCATGGCGTGATTCCGCCACATCCCATGTATCATGAGCCCCATCCGGCCAGCGCTTCTGTCTTATCTTCGGATGCCGATACCCTGTTTTCGGTCAATACAGTGCCTGAATCCTGGACGGAACCGCATGGTAAATGTCGTTACGCGTCAGTCAGTTCATTCGGTATCGGCGGCACCAATGCACATGTCGTCCTTGCTGAAGCGCCTGTTTCTGCTGAAATATCCAGACATCAAGGTGTTGATGTGCATGAGAACACCACTGAGGAAAAGGCGGTTGTCCTGACTTGGTCTGCTTCTTCCACTGAAGCCTTAGCCAACGTGGCATCAGCGTTGGCTAAGGATATTGAGCAGCATGGAGCCGATGCGTTGAAGCACATCGCGGTGACGATGAACTCCGGGCGGCGTGAATGCCTCTGGCGGCGGGCGGTTGTCGTCACCGGACGAGATGAAGCCATTGAACGGTTACGTCACGATCAAGACATGCCGGTCAAAGTCAGCGCCGCACCAGCCGGAGGATACGCATTGCTAT
It includes:
- a CDS encoding type I polyketide synthase codes for the protein MDMDSNGFDSDDVDLHDGEFNQIDSDDIAVIGMAGRFPGADDIDTFWQNLIAGKVSIASLTEEDLQVARVQEKLRTHPDYVRSAATVDDIDQFDATYFGLSAREAALIDPQHRIFLQCVGHALNHSGYDSFRFRGDIGLYAGCSMSSYLLSNLLPHREWLEEIGAFEVALANDKDYLTSRAAYHFNLSGPCIAVQTACSTSLVAVHMAVQGLLAGECDMALAGGITLRVPQKAGYLYRAGSILSPDGMCRPFDREANGTIFGNGVGVVVLRRLADAMRDGDQIFAVIRGSAVANEGAGKAGFTAPSISGQSKVIAEAIGIAGIEPSEIGYVETHGTGTSLGDPIELLALADVFGQGHKRYRPTILGALKANIGHLDSAAGVAGLIKTVLTLHHGVIPPHPMYHEPHPASASVLSSDADTLFSVNTVPESWTEPHGKCRYASVSSFGIGGTNAHVVLAEAPVSAEISRHQGVDVHENTTEEKAVVLTWSASSTEALANVASALAKDIEQHGADALKHIAVTMNSGRRECLWRRAVVVTGRDEAIERLRHDQDMPVKVSAAPAGGYALLFPGQGAQYVGMAMTLYREEALFRQYFDQVRQVLVARMQRDPCELLAAGVSATSSLNRTEVTQPLLFAVEYALGRFLIDRLGEPAVMAGHSLGEFAAATLAGVMSLEDAVWLVCERGRMMGALPSGAMLAVPLPMQVVQEKTHLDIAVVNGPGLCVISGTEAEIADFEALHHDLPLRRLQTSHAFHSAMITPMVAPFESLLASVPLHPPRWSILSCLSGERVDDMISTPAYWGRLTRETVRFDLVFSTLSQMGPTLLEAGPGRTLSLLAGNYEPFRTTKAIPCMGGSDSETINLNQALAQLWLRGHSIDWLAGEKVQRMSLSLYPFARTRYWIEPEELRPISDETHRTTEDVAMSQHYSRPTSLPAPILPRTEAESLVTGVWENVLGIAPIGVTDDFFELGGHSLLAVQVVTRLREALRIELPLELFFEARTVMILAERTEGYLAEAIEAMSEEEVAAVMAALEQNKENEVSRKGDHQRYES